In Solanum lycopersicum chromosome 5, SLM_r2.1, the following are encoded in one genomic region:
- the LOC101253487 gene encoding probable glycosyltransferase At5g03795 — protein sequence MWSFKKLQLPSFLSSNLALLVFIPLVLLSIIACTLIGQQSSSSFVPFSSVWKWKSIGIFNSYSLRSLSSYEEQHEASSSFTSPFNNNSFHENLVVEEESIPHQPPQKEGGEDIERDKSNEGEEEIEKDISNEGGEHGDNATKEVLKMYRRLERLEAILAKSRSSIREAARNGSMISNHHDPDYVPQGPMYHNANSFHRSYLEMEKNFKVYVYEEGEPPIFHNGPCRSIYSTEGRFIHEMERGSLYRTKNPDEALVYFLPFSVVVMVQYLFVPGAHDMHALGRTVADYVKVISERHSFWNRSLGADHFMLSCHDWGPHLTSYVPHLFNTSIRVLCNANTSEGFNPLKDVSLPEINLKTGDIKGLIGGPSPSRRSILAFFAGGLHGNIRHHLLEQWKGKDEDMLVYEKLPNDKSYETMLKNSRFCLCPSGYEVASPRVVEAIYAECIPVLISDNYVPPFSDVLNWNAFSVTIGVKDIPNIKKILMSISQSQYLRMHRRVKQVQRHFVINDGSPKRFDLLNMIVHSIWLRRLNIRVQE from the exons atgtGGTCTTTCAAGAAGTTGCAATTGCCTTCATTTTTGTCATCTAATTTGGCTCTTTTGGTCTTCATTCCTTTGGTTCTTCTTTCAATTATTGCTTGTACATTAATAGGTCAACAAAGTAGTTCATCTTTTGTGCCATTTTCTTCTGTTTGGAAATGGAAGTCTATTGGAATCTTTAACTCTTATTCTTTAAGGTCTTTAAGTAGTTATGAAGAGCAACATGAGGCTTCTTCATCTTTTACTTCTCCTTTCAACAATAATTCATTTCATGAGAATTTGGTAGTTGAAGAAGAGTCAATTCCTCATCAACCTCCCCAA AAGGAAGGAGGAGAAGACATTGAGAGGGATAAATCAAATGAAGGAGAAGAAGAGATTGAGAAGGATATATCTAATGAAGGAGGAGAACATGGTGATAATGCAACTAAAGAGGTACTTAAAATGTATAGAAGGTTAGAAAGGCTTGAAGCAATTTTGGCAAAATCCAGATCATCAATAAGAGAAGCTGCTAGAAATGGGAGTATGATATCTAACCATCATGACCCTGATTATGTTCCTCAAGGCCCCATGTACCATAATGCAAATTCCTTCCACCG GAGCTATCTTGAAATGGAGAAGAACTTCAAGGTATATGTGTATGAAGAAGGAGAACCTCCAATATTCCATAATGGTCCGTGTAGGAGTATATATTCAACAGAGGGAAGATTTATACATGAAATGGAAAGGGGGAGCCTTTATCGAACAAAAAATCCAGATGAGGCCTTGGTGTATTTTCTACCATTCAGTGTAGTTGTAATGGTTCAATACCTTTTTGTCCCTGGTGCCCATGATATGCATGCCCTTGGTAGGACTGTTGCTGATTATGTCAAAGTCATTTCTGAAAGACATTCTTTTTGGAACAGAAGTCTTGGTGCTGATCACTTCATGCTCTCTTGTCATGATTGG GGGCCACATTTGACTTCATATGTTCCACATCTATTCAACACCTCCATAAGAGTTCTATGCAATGCCAATACTTCAGAAGGTTTTAATCCTCTAAAAGATGTATCCTTACCGGAAATCAATCTCAAGACGGGTGATATCAAAGGACTCATTGGAGGTCCCTCACCATCAAGAAGATCAATCCTAGCATTCTTTGCTGGTGGTTTACATGGTAACATAAGACACCATCTACTAGAACAATGGAAAGGAAAAGATGAAGATATGTTGGTTTATGAAAAACTTCCAAATGACAAATCTTATGAAACCATGTTGAAGAACAGCAGGTTCTGTTTATGTCCAAGTGGATATGAAGTTGCAAGTCCAAGAGTTGTCGAAGCGATATATGCAGAATGTATACCTGTCTTGATATCAGACAACTATGTGCCACCATTTAGTGATGTCTTAAATTGGAATGCGTTCTCTGTGACTATTGGTGTGAAGGACATACCAAATATTAAGAAGATTCTAATGAGCATTTCTCAGAGTCAGTATTTGAGAATGCATAGGAGAGTGAAGCAAGTACAAAGACATTTTGTGATCAATGATGGATCTCCTAAAAGGTTTGATCTTTTAAATATGATTGTCCACTCCATCTGGCTAAGAAGATTGAATATAAGAGTTCAAGAATAG